In a genomic window of Methylobacter sp. YRD-M1:
- the nqrF gene encoding NADH:ubiquinone reductase (Na(+)-transporting) subunit F produces MSDINLIIISMALFTVIVLVLAFVVMLAKDRLVVKGNATIMINDDPELTLSVPMGGKLLNALADNEIYIPSACGGQGTCGQCTVVIKEGGGELLDTERGKLNRQQIIANYRLSCQVSVKGNMSLGLPQELFAIRNWDCTVRSNRSVATFIKELVLELPSGEEMEFRAGGYVQVNVPPHTVRYSDFDIEERFRPEWDKYNLWQYVSSVDEPVMRAYSMANYPDEKGIIMLNVRIASPPPTHPDAPPGKVSSYIYNLKPGDKVSISGPYGEFFARETDNEMVFVGGGSGMAPLRSHIFDQLKRLHSTRKISYWYGARSLGEVFYAEDFDRLAQEHDNFTWIIGLSSPLPEDNWTGPTGFIHHILYEQYLKDHPAPEDCEYYLCGPPVMIDAVVNMLINLGVDSKNILFDKF; encoded by the coding sequence TAAGCATGGCTTTATTCACGGTGATCGTGCTGGTGCTGGCTTTTGTCGTGATGTTGGCCAAAGACCGGCTGGTCGTCAAAGGCAACGCCACAATCATGATCAACGATGATCCGGAACTCACCCTGTCCGTACCCATGGGCGGCAAGCTGCTGAACGCCCTGGCCGACAATGAAATCTATATTCCCTCGGCCTGCGGCGGGCAGGGCACCTGCGGGCAGTGCACGGTCGTCATTAAGGAGGGCGGCGGCGAGCTTTTGGACACCGAGCGGGGCAAACTCAACCGCCAGCAAATCATCGCTAACTACCGGCTATCGTGCCAGGTCAGCGTCAAAGGCAACATGAGCCTCGGCCTGCCGCAGGAGCTGTTCGCGATCCGCAACTGGGACTGCACGGTACGCTCCAACCGCAGCGTGGCGACGTTCATCAAGGAACTGGTTCTGGAACTGCCGTCCGGCGAGGAGATGGAATTCAGGGCCGGCGGCTACGTGCAGGTCAATGTGCCGCCCCATACCGTCCGGTACAGCGACTTCGACATAGAAGAGCGGTTTCGCCCGGAATGGGATAAATACAATCTGTGGCAGTATGTTTCCTCAGTTGATGAGCCGGTCATGCGCGCCTATTCGATGGCCAACTATCCGGACGAAAAAGGCATCATCATGCTGAATGTGCGCATCGCCTCGCCGCCGCCTACTCACCCCGATGCGCCGCCCGGCAAGGTATCGTCTTATATCTATAATCTGAAGCCCGGCGATAAAGTCAGTATATCAGGCCCTTACGGCGAGTTCTTCGCACGGGAAACCGACAATGAAATGGTCTTCGTCGGCGGCGGTTCCGGCATGGCGCCTCTGCGCTCGCATATTTTTGACCAGCTGAAGCGGCTGCACAGCACTCGGAAGATATCCTATTGGTACGGCGCCCGCAGTCTGGGCGAAGTGTTTTATGCCGAAGACTTTGACCGGCTGGCACAGGAGCATGACAATTTTACATGGATTATCGGACTGTCGAGCCCATTGCCTGAAGACAACTGGACAGGGCCGACCGGCTTCATTCACCACATCCTGTACGAGCAGTATTTAAAAGACCACCCGGCTCCCGAAGACTGCGAGTACTACCTGTGCGGTCCTCCGGTCATGATCGATGCCGTGGTCAATATGCTGATCAACCTGGGTGTTGACTCGAAGAATATTCTGTTTGATAAGTTCTAG